The Herbiconiux sp. SALV-R1 nucleotide sequence GTCAAAGCCGCCGACTACGGCAACGAGCGCTGGCGCCTGGTCTACTCCTTCATTGACTTCGCGAGCTTCTTCAACCGCGGCTGACCCGCGCACCCGCGCCCCCGCGCAGCGCCCAAGCCGCACCCGCGCAGCGCCGCAGCCGCAGCCGCGCCCTCAGTCGGCGTCGGGGTCCACCACGTCCGCGGTCGGCCCGGGCGCCTCGGGGTCGACCGTGCCGCCCTCGGTGACGTCTTCCTCGGGGGCGGGCCCCCCATCCGGTCGGGTCACGTCGCCGTCGGCGTCGGGGTGCGGGTTGTCGGGATGCTCGTCGCCCATGGGGTCTCCGTTCTCTCGTCATCCCACTGTGCACCGCCCGGCGCCCGCCCGCACGGGGTCACCGGATGCGCGTCACCACCCGAGCGCGAACGGTCACCGGATGCGCGGCGCGACTCAGGACGGCAGCCCCAGCGACCCCAGCCACCGCAGCAACCCCGGCAGGGCCCGATCGGCCACGAGGCCGTGGCCCGTGTTCTCGACGGTCTCGTAGGTGACCTCGGTGCCCGCGGCCCGCTGCTCGTCGACGAAGTCGGCCGTGATCTCGGGCCGCACGAGCTCGTCGACGTCACCCTGCGCCACGAACAGCGGCACGGGGAGCGGCTCGCCCGACGACCCGGGCGTGTTCTCCTTCAGCAGGGTCGCCCAGGGCTCGACGGTGCCCGGGTCTCCGCTGAGGAACCCGCCGATGAGGGGCGACCCGATGGCGTGCAGCTCCGAGTTCTGCCCGAGCAGGCACAGCTCGTTCATCGTCGGGGCGGCCTCCACCGCGGCCGGCGTGAGGATGGTGTCGAGCTCCGCCCCGGGGGTCGACGGTCCGTACACCGAGGCGTACGCGGTGAAGGCGTAGGCGCCGATGGTGACCCCGGAGACGTCGCCGATGTCAGCCTTCAGCAACGCCACGAGATCGGTCGCCGGTGCGGCGACCCCTACCGCCTTCAGCTGCAGCTCGGGTGCATACGACTCCGCCCGCTCGGCGGCGAACAGCGCCGCCTGCCCGCCCTGCGAGTGACCCCAGAGCACGAGCTCGTCACCCGCTCCCGCGCCGTCGAGGGCGCGCGCCGCGCGCGCGGCGTCGAGCACGTTGTTCCCCTCGGTCTCGCCGATGAGGTACGAGTCGGGCCCCTCGACCCCCATGCCCGAGTAGTCCGTCGCCGCCACGACGTACCCGGCGTCGAGCAGGTCGTCGAGCCCCTCGATGAGGTCGAACGGATCGATGCCGACCGAAGGCGCGCAGCGCGCCGCAGCGCCGGTGGTCGGATGCGCCCACGACACCACCGGCCGCCCACCCTGCGGCGGCTCGCCGTCGGGCGCCACCACGACCCCCGAGACCACGATGTCGTTCCCGAGCACGTCGGCGGAGTGGTAGAGCACCCGCCAGGCCACCGCTCCGGCCGGGGCGCTCGGGAGGGGCTCGGTGCGCAGGAGCGTGCCGGGCGCCGCCGCGGGCGCCGGGCTCGGCAGCGTGTAGAACGGTTGCTCGGTCGACTCCTCGACCGCCCCCTCCTCGAGACGGATGCCGGCGCTCCAGTAACTCGTGGCCAGCACGAGCCCCACCACGACCGCGACCGTCAGCCCCACCGCGAGCGCGGCGATGCCGACGACGCGACGCGTGCGACCTCGTCGCGGCTCAGGCTGCTCCGACATAGAACCACCGCCCGCCCTGCTTCTCGAACGCACTGCGCTCGTGCTGCTCCCCGCGTTCGGCGCCGCTCGCACCCCCGGTCCGCCGCGCGCGGTAGTGCGCGACGAACTCCACCACACCCGTGTCGTCACCGAGCCCACCGCCCTGCCGGTCGATCACGTCGAGGTAGAGCCACCGGATGCTCGGGTCGAGTTCCAGCACGGAGGGTCGCGTGCTCGGGTGCCAGCTCTCCAGCAGGTAGCCGGCGTCGCCGACGGCGAAGGCCGAGAACCGCGAGCGCATCAGCCGCTCGGCGGTCGGGGCCGCGGTCGCGCCGGAGTGGAACGGCCCGCAACACGCGCCATACCGCTCGCCGCTCGAGCACGGGCAGCGGGCCGAGTCGTCGAGCGGGGCCACACTGCTGTTCGGCGCTGGGGGAGGGGCGGATGCGGGCACCCCTCGATTATCGGACACCCGGTGCTCGGGCGACCCCGGGCGGTAGGCTCGCCGGGTGCCGCAGGTGGAATCGGGTGGGGTCGCGATCGACTACGAGGTGCTCGGCGACCCCGGGCGACCCGCGGTGCTGCTCGTGCACGGGTTCTCCGCGAACCGCGACTCGAACTGGATCCGCCCGCGCTGGGGCAGCGCGCTCGTCGAGGCGGGCTTCTCGGTGGTCGCCCTCGATCTGCGGGGCCACGGCCGCAGCGGGAAGCCACATGCGCTCGCCGCCTACGCGCTGCCTCGCTTCAGGGCCGACCTCGTCGCGGTGCTCGACGACGCCGGTGTGTCGGGCGCCCACGTGCTCGGCTACTCCCTGGGCTCGCGCCTGGCCTGGGATCTCGCTCTCGCGCATCCCGCTCGCGTGCTGTCGCTCGCCCTCGGTGGCCCGCCCGCCTCGGGCTCCTTCGCGGGGTTCGACCTCGCCGCCGCGAAGACGCCCGGTGCGGCAGCGCCCGGCACCGCGACCGCGCGCTACCTCGCGATGATCGACGGTGTGCCCGGCAGCGACCGCGCGGCGCTCCTCCGAGTGGCCGAGGCGGGGCGTCGTGCGGGCTGGTCGCCGCTCACCGCCGTACCCCCGCATCCACTGCTCTTCGTCGCGGGCGACGACGACCCCATCGCGCAGCCGACCCGTGAACTCGCGGAGCGCATCCCGGGCGCTGCCTTCGTCGGCGTTCCCGGCCGCGACCACATCACGACCATCACCTCACGCGTCTTCAGGCACGCCGTCGTCGAGTTCTTCGCGGCCGCGGGCTGATCACTCGGGCGGAAGCGTCTGACCGGGGTTGAGGCGCTTGTACCGGCGGCTGTAGGCGGCCTGCCCCGGGCCGGTGAGCACGAGGAGGAACAGCCACAGCAGGCCGAACTGGGGAACGGCGATCACCATCACGAACACCACGAGCATGAGCACGAGCGCGATGAGCGACGGTCCCATCCGGAGTTGACCCCTCACCGCCTCTGCCTGCAGGTGCGGGTTGCGGATGAGGATGAGCACCTGCCAGGCACCCGCCGCGGTGGTGAGCACCATCGTGCCGACGTAGAGGGCCGCCGTCGAGGGGTTGTTCTGGCCGGTGCTCGAGATGAGCTCAGTGGGGAACGGCAGGAAGACGATGGTGAGCAGCCACAGCAGGTTCACCCAGAGCAGCGCCGGGCTGTAGTCGATGACGTTCTCGTAGAGCCGGTGGTGGTTGATCCAGAACCGGCCGATGACGGCGAAGGAGATGATGAACACCAGGAACTGCGGCCAGTTGCTCTCGAGCATGTCGAGGACAGTGGTGTCTTTGAGGTCGGCGGCGAGGTCGACCAAGGGCAGGATGAGCAGCGTGATGGCGATGGCGACGACCGCGTCGCTGAAGTTCACCAGCCTGTCGAAACCCCGCTCGGTGTGCATTCCTTCATTATCGGGGAATAGCGGGGGCCCGTCCGCTGTTCCCTCCCCGGTAAAGTAGTTCACAGGGAGTAACCATCGAAGCCGACGATCCAACCGACAAGCCCTGGCTGAGCGACGACGAGCGCGCCAGGCTGAGCCGACCGGTCGATCAGCGCGCGGTGGTGTTCACACTCGCCTTCACGGGTCTCGTGACCGCGTTCATGATGACGCTGCTCGTGCCCCTGGTGCCGTCGCTCCCCGAGATCCTCGATGTCTCGGCGGAGGACTCGCAGTGGGCCGTCACCGTCACGCTCCTCGCCGCCGCCGTCGCCACCCCCATCTTCGGCCGCCTCGGCGACCTCTACGGCAAGCGCCGCATGGTGCTCGTGCTGCTCGGCCTCGTGGTGCTCGGCTCCGTCATCGCCGGGTTCGCCACCACGCTCGTGCCGCTCGTCATCGGTCGCGGCTTGCAGGGGGCCGGTATCGGCGTCATCCCGCTCGGCATCAGCATCCTGCGCGACGTGCTGCACCGCGACCGGGTGGGTGCCGCCGTGGCGCTGGTGAGCGCGACGCTCGGCATCGGCGGTGCGGTCGGGCTGCCGCTGGCGGCGGTGATCTCGCAGTTCCTCGACTGGCACATCCTGTTCGTGGTGTCAGGTGTGCTCGCGGTCGCCGGCTTCGTGCTGGTGTGGCGGTTCATCCCGGTCAGCACCCTGCGGGCCGAGGGCCAGTTCGACGCGGTGGGCGCGATCGGGCTCGCGGTCGCCCTCACCGCCCTGCTGCTCGGCATCTCCAAGGGCAACGGATGGGGCTGGGTCAGCCTCCCGACGCTCGCCTGCCTGGTCGGCGGGGTCGTCGTGCTCGCCCTGTGGACCTGGTACGAGCTGCGCTCGGCGAGCCCGCTCATCGACATCAGGGTCGCCACCCGGCGCACCGTGCTGCTCACCAACGCCGCGTCGGTGACGGTGGGCTTCGCGTTCTTCGCCAGCACCGTCGTGCTGCCGCAGCTGCTCGAGGCCTCGACCGGCACCGGGGTCGGTCTCGGGCAGAGCATGTTCGTGGCGAGCCTCTGCCTCATTCCGAGCGGCCTGGTGATGTGGGCGGTGTCGGGGCTGGCGGCGCGGCTCATCCGGGCGAGGGGTGCGCGCCTGAGCTTCCTGCTCGGGCTCGCCGTCATCGCCGTGGGCTACCTGCTCGCCGTCTTCCTCATGACCGAGATCTGGCACACCGTGCTCATCGCCACCGTGGTGGGG carries:
- a CDS encoding YchJ family protein; translation: MRSRFSAFAVGDAGYLLESWHPSTRPSVLELDPSIRWLYLDVIDRQGGGLGDDTGVVEFVAHYRARRTGGASGAERGEQHERSAFEKQGGRWFYVGAA
- a CDS encoding MFS transporter, with product MVFTLAFTGLVTAFMMTLLVPLVPSLPEILDVSAEDSQWAVTVTLLAAAVATPIFGRLGDLYGKRRMVLVLLGLVVLGSVIAGFATTLVPLVIGRGLQGAGIGVIPLGISILRDVLHRDRVGAAVALVSATLGIGGAVGLPLAAVISQFLDWHILFVVSGVLAVAGFVLVWRFIPVSTLRAEGQFDAVGAIGLAVALTALLLGISKGNGWGWVSLPTLACLVGGVVVLALWTWYELRSASPLIDIRVATRRTVLLTNAASVTVGFAFFASTVVLPQLLEASTGTGVGLGQSMFVASLCLIPSGLVMWAVSGLAARLIRARGARLSFLLGLAVIAVGYLLAVFLMTEIWHTVLIATVVGLGVGFAYSAMPTLIMGAVPPTETAASNGLNSVMRSLGSTVASAVFGVVLATQTVTVGDVTTPSAWGFQLSFIVSLAAAAVGVLLVMLIPRRHSAYGRASLPDGD
- a CDS encoding alpha/beta fold hydrolase: MPQVESGGVAIDYEVLGDPGRPAVLLVHGFSANRDSNWIRPRWGSALVEAGFSVVALDLRGHGRSGKPHALAAYALPRFRADLVAVLDDAGVSGAHVLGYSLGSRLAWDLALAHPARVLSLALGGPPASGSFAGFDLAAAKTPGAAAPGTATARYLAMIDGVPGSDRAALLRVAEAGRRAGWSPLTAVPPHPLLFVAGDDDPIAQPTRELAERIPGAAFVGVPGRDHITTITSRVFRHAVVEFFAAAG
- a CDS encoding TMEM175 family protein — its product is MHTERGFDRLVNFSDAVVAIAITLLILPLVDLAADLKDTTVLDMLESNWPQFLVFIISFAVIGRFWINHHRLYENVIDYSPALLWVNLLWLLTIVFLPFPTELISSTGQNNPSTAALYVGTMVLTTAAGAWQVLILIRNPHLQAEAVRGQLRMGPSLIALVLMLVVFVMVIAVPQFGLLWLFLLVLTGPGQAAYSRRYKRLNPGQTLPPE
- a CDS encoding alpha/beta fold hydrolase; translation: MSEQPEPRRGRTRRVVGIAALAVGLTVAVVVGLVLATSYWSAGIRLEEGAVEESTEQPFYTLPSPAPAAAPGTLLRTEPLPSAPAGAVAWRVLYHSADVLGNDIVVSGVVVAPDGEPPQGGRPVVSWAHPTTGAAARCAPSVGIDPFDLIEGLDDLLDAGYVVAATDYSGMGVEGPDSYLIGETEGNNVLDAARAARALDGAGAGDELVLWGHSQGGQAALFAAERAESYAPELQLKAVGVAAPATDLVALLKADIGDVSGVTIGAYAFTAYASVYGPSTPGAELDTILTPAAVEAAPTMNELCLLGQNSELHAIGSPLIGGFLSGDPGTVEPWATLLKENTPGSSGEPLPVPLFVAQGDVDELVRPEITADFVDEQRAAGTEVTYETVENTGHGLVADRALPGLLRWLGSLGLPS